A genomic region of Bombus pyrosoma isolate SC7728 linkage group LG6, ASM1482585v1, whole genome shotgun sequence contains the following coding sequences:
- the LOC122568080 gene encoding vacuolar protein sorting-associated protein 53 homolog isoform X1, whose protein sequence is MEGHEEDELEDLHSTIYTFPPNVQNVIEQVLPSTDPLDQPNFNVVDYINSLFPTEQSLSNIDDVVNNMELKICNIDKEIRSVVRGQTNVGQDGKAALEDAQKVIKKLFVHIKDIKDKAEQSEEVVKEITRDIKQLDFAKRNLTASITALNHLHMLVEGVDTLKILTQKKQYGEIVLPLQAVMEVMQHFSSYMDIPQVKQLSDEVRQIHIELAQQITADFKQAFSGQNPKYFNQLTEGCLVLSVLDPKVKKDLLTWFVGIQLQEYAHLFDENQDFAWLDKIDRRYAWIKKHLLDFESKFGTIFPHDWEISERIAVQFCHVTREDLTKLMHKRRSEIDVKLLLYAIQRTSNFESLLTKRFSGITLENVDITNKRITTADTTDNKVPGNPFEQNDQVQNEKPKPSPFSNLIGKCFEPYLNIYIESLDRNLADLMDKFISDSKTQPPGAKDFDGIEGPSSVLSSCADLFVFYKKCMLQCTQLSTGSIMLSLAETFQKYLREYALKILQNNLPKIGGGTGIGTSMSSIRDFRDLSTSGFIQNFQSFLKEGESTRFSKEEQSRICCILTTAEYCLETTQQLEEKLREKTDRCYSDKINLSQEQDIFHNVISNCIQLLVQDLESACESALTAMTKVQWSAIEVVGDQSNYVNTIVAHLRQTIPTIRDRLSSCRKYFTQLCVKFASSFIVKLVQQLYKCKPLNTVGAEQLLLDVHMLKTALLDLPSTGYQVQRKAPATYTKVVVKGMASAEMILKIVMSPIESPKEFVKQCRIRLPDLQAPEFQKILDMKGLKKTEQVLLLEQFKQPENTDISHDTRSHIIQDSPEHEAGRIKRLEKLIKKRI, encoded by the exons atggaaGGACATGAGGAAGATGAATTAGAAGATTTACATTCAACTATTTACACCTTTCCACCTAATGTACAGAATGTGATCGAACAG gtTTTACCTAGTACAGATCCATTGGATCAACCAAACTTTAATGTAGtagattatataaattcattattccCAACTGAACAATCTCTATCGAATATAGACGATGTAGTAAATAAcatggaattaaaaatatgtaacataGACAAGGAAATTCGTTCGGTAGTACGTGGACAAACAAATGTAGGTCAAGATGGGAAAGCAGCATTAGAAGATGCacagaaagtaataaaaaaactaTTTGTGCATATCAAAGATATCAAAGATAAAGCAGAACAATCTGAGGAGGTCGTTAAGGAAATAACAAGAGATATTAAACAACTGGATTTTGCTAAAAGAAATCTCACTGCCTCGATAACAGCTTTAAATCATTTACATATGCTCGTAGAGGGTGTAGATACTTTAAA AATATTAACacaaaagaaacaatatggtgaaattgttttaccaTTGCAAGCAGTGATGGAGGTGATGCAACATTTTAGTAGTTACATGGATATACCTCAAGTGAAACAATTGTCTGATGaa gTACGTCAAATACATATTGAACTGGCTCAACAAATTACAGCAGATTTTAAACAAGCATTCTCTGGTCAAAATCCAAAATACTTTAATCAGTTAACAGAAGGTTGTTTAGTGTTATCCGTATTGGACCCTAAAGTTAA GAAAGATTTACTTACTTGGTTTGTGGGTATTCAATTACAAGAATATGCACATCTCTTTGATGAAAATCAAGATTTTGCATGGTTAGATAAAATAGATCGACGCTATGCATGGATAAAAAAGCATTTACTTGATTTTGAGTCAAAATTTGGTACAATCTTCCCGCATGATTGGGAGATCTCTGAACGAATTGCTGTGCAATTTTGTCATGTTACAAGAGAAGATCTTACAAAGTTAATGCATAAAAGACGTTCTGAAATAGATGtaaaactattactttatGCAATTCAAAGAACAAGTAATTTTGAatcattattaacaaaaagatTTAGTGGTATTACTTTGGAAAATGtggatataacaaataaaaggaTTACTACTGCAGACACGACTGATAATAAAGTTCCAGGAAATCCGTTTGAACAAAATGACCag GTACAAAACGAAAAGCCAAAACCATCACCATTTTCAAATCTTATAGGAAAATGTTTTGAACCATacttaaacatttatatagaAAGTTTGGATCGTAATCTGGCAGATCTAATGGATAAATTCATATCAGATTCTAAAACACAACCACCTGGTGCAAAAGATTTTGATGGTATTGAAGGTCCTAGTAGTGTGTTATCCTCTTGCGCAGATctgtttgtattttataaaaagtgcATGTTGCAATGTACACAACTTAGTACTGGCTCGATTATGTTGAGTTTAGCTGAaactttccaaaaatatttgcgAGAATATgctcttaaaatattacaaaataatttacctaA aatCGGAGGTGGTACAGGAATTGGTACCAGTATGAGTAGTATACGTGATTTTCGAGACCTCTCAACATCAggatttatacaaaattttcaaagcttTCTAAAGGAAGGTGAAAGCACGAGATTTAGCAAAGAAGAGCAATCGCGTATATGCTG TATACTAACAACGGCCGAATATTGCTTAGAAACAACACAAcaattggaagaaaaattaagagaaaaaacaGATAGATGTTATTCAGATAAGATTAATCTATCTCAGGaacaagatatttttcataa TGTTATATCGAATTGTATACAACTACTTGTTCAAGATTTAGAGTCTGCATGTGAATCTGCATTAACTGCAATGACGAAG gTTCAATGGAGTGCCATAGAGGTTGTTGGTGACCAAAGTAATTATGTTAATACTATTGTGGCACACCTTCGACAAACAATACCTACTATCAGAGATAGGTTGTCTTCatgcagaaaatattttactcaaCTCTGTGTCAAGTTTGCCAG TTCTTTTATAGTAAAATTAGTACAGCAATTGTATAAGTGCAAACCTTTAAATACTGTGGGCGCTGAACAATTACTATTAGATGTACATATGTTGAAAACTGCTCTTTTGGACCTCCCATCAACAGGATATCAAGTTCAAAGGAAAGCACCAGCGACATATACTAAA GTAGTAGTAAAAGGCATGGCAAGTGCGGAAATGATACTCAAAATTGTGATGTCACCAATAGAATCTCCAAAAGAGTTTGTAAAACAATGCAGAATACGTCTACCAGATTTGCAAGCGCcagaatttcaaaaaattttgGATATGAAG GGCTTGAAAAAAACAGAACAAGTTCTATTACTAGAACAGTTCAAGCAACCTGAGAATACAGATATTTCACATGACACTAGGAGTCACATCATTCAAGATAGTCCAGAACATGAAGCTGGGCGAAtaaaaagattggaaaaattaattaaaaaaagaatatga
- the LOC122568530 gene encoding UDP-glucose 6-dehydrogenase — MTIRKICGIGAGYVGGPTCSVIALKCPEIQVTVVDKSKERIAQWNSEKLPIYEPGLDEVVRKCRGKNLFFSTDIETAIQEADLIFISVNTPTKTFGNGKGRAADLKYVESAARMIAEIATGDKIVVEKSTVPVRAAESIMNILRANHKPGVSYQILSNPEFLAEGTAIEDLVNADRVLIGGEDSPEGQAAIEELCKVYEHWIPRKNILTTNTWSSELSKLAANAFLAQRISSINSLSAVCEATGADVSEVARAVGLDSRIGSKFLHASVGFGGSCFQKDILNLVYICECLNLPEVAAYWQQVIDMNEYQKSRFSAKVIESLFNTVTDKSISMLGFAFKKNTGDTRESPAIHVAKTLLDEGAMLHIYDPKVEESQIIEDLTHPSVTNDPEYVKSRISIYKDAYSVTKDTHAIVLCTEWDEFVELDYKRIYINMMKPAYIFDGRKILDHDRLQKIGFIVQTIGKRITRTVLSRAWGSQPQI, encoded by the exons atgACTATCAGAAAGATTTGCGGTATCGGTGCCGGATATGTAGGTGGACCGACGTGTAGCGTGATAGCCTTGAAGTGTCCAGAGATTCAGGTGACTGTAGTGGACAAGAGTAAAGAAAGAATTGCACAATGGAACTCAGAAAAGCTTCCGATCTATGAACCAGGTCTCGATGAGGTTGTGCGTAAATGTCGCggcaaaaatttattcttttctacgGACATCGAGACCGCGATCCAGGAGgctgatttaatttttatctcggTCAACACGCCGACAAAAACATTTGGCAATGGGAAAGGAAGGGCAGCCGATTTGAAGTACGTCGAGAGCGCAGCCAGAATGATCGCGGAAATTGCGACCGGGGACAAAATCGTTGTGGAGAAGAGCACAGTCCCAGTCAGAGCAGCGGAGAGTATCATGAATATTTTGCGTGCCAATCATAAACCAGGAGTATCGTATCAG ATCTTATCAAATCCGGAGTTCTTGGCGGAGGGAACCGCAATTGAGGATTTAGTGAATGCAGATCGCGTTTTAATCGGAGGTGAGGACTCACCGGAAGGACAGGCGGCCATCGAGGAATTATGCAAAGTTTACGAACATTGGATTCcaaggaagaatattttaactacGAACACTTGGAGTTCGGAATTATCCAAGCTG GCCGCCAATGCCTTTTTGGCGCAACGCATATCAAGCATAAATTCCTTGTCGGCGGTATGTGAAGCGACTGGCGCGGACGTGTCTGAGGTGGCACGGGCTGTTGGCCTTGACTCTCGAATAGGATCGAAGTTCCTTCACGCATCGGTCGGATTTGGTGGTTCGTGCTTTCAAAAGGATATTCTTAATTTGGTGTATATCTGCGAATGTCTAAACTTACCGGAGGTGGCGGCCTATTGGCAACAAGTCATAGACATGAATGAATACCAGAAATCTAGGTTCTCCGCGAAAGTAATCGAGTCTCTGTTCAATACCGTCACGGACAAAAGTATTTCTATGCTAGGTTTTGCCTTCAAGAAAAATACTGGCGACACGCGTGAGTCACCGGCCATTCATGTTGCTAAGACCCTACTCGATGAGGGTGCTATGCTTCATATATATGATCCCAAG GTCGAGGAGAGTCAAATTATCGAGGATTTGACACATCCGAGTGTTACTAATGATCCAGAATACGTAAAAAGCAGGATCAGTATTTACAAAGACGCTTATAGTGTTACGAAAGATACGCACGCTATAGTACTGTGTACCGAATGGGATGAGTTTGTA gAACTGGATTACaaacgaatttatattaacatGATGAAACCTGCATATATTttcgatggaagaaaaattttggaTCATGATAGGTTACAAAAAATAGGTTTTATCGTACAGACTATTGGCAAAAGGATTACGAGGACCGTACTTTCAAGGGCATGGGGAAGTCAAcctcaaatataa
- the LOC122568080 gene encoding vacuolar protein sorting-associated protein 53 homolog isoform X2, whose product MELKICNIDKEIRSVVRGQTNVGQDGKAALEDAQKVIKKLFVHIKDIKDKAEQSEEVVKEITRDIKQLDFAKRNLTASITALNHLHMLVEGVDTLKILTQKKQYGEIVLPLQAVMEVMQHFSSYMDIPQVKQLSDEVRQIHIELAQQITADFKQAFSGQNPKYFNQLTEGCLVLSVLDPKVKKDLLTWFVGIQLQEYAHLFDENQDFAWLDKIDRRYAWIKKHLLDFESKFGTIFPHDWEISERIAVQFCHVTREDLTKLMHKRRSEIDVKLLLYAIQRTSNFESLLTKRFSGITLENVDITNKRITTADTTDNKVPGNPFEQNDQVQNEKPKPSPFSNLIGKCFEPYLNIYIESLDRNLADLMDKFISDSKTQPPGAKDFDGIEGPSSVLSSCADLFVFYKKCMLQCTQLSTGSIMLSLAETFQKYLREYALKILQNNLPKIGGGTGIGTSMSSIRDFRDLSTSGFIQNFQSFLKEGESTRFSKEEQSRICCILTTAEYCLETTQQLEEKLREKTDRCYSDKINLSQEQDIFHNVISNCIQLLVQDLESACESALTAMTKVQWSAIEVVGDQSNYVNTIVAHLRQTIPTIRDRLSSCRKYFTQLCVKFASSFIVKLVQQLYKCKPLNTVGAEQLLLDVHMLKTALLDLPSTGYQVQRKAPATYTKVVVKGMASAEMILKIVMSPIESPKEFVKQCRIRLPDLQAPEFQKILDMKGLKKTEQVLLLEQFKQPENTDISHDTRSHIIQDSPEHEAGRIKRLEKLIKKRI is encoded by the exons atggaattaaaaatatgtaacataGACAAGGAAATTCGTTCGGTAGTACGTGGACAAACAAATGTAGGTCAAGATGGGAAAGCAGCATTAGAAGATGCacagaaagtaataaaaaaactaTTTGTGCATATCAAAGATATCAAAGATAAAGCAGAACAATCTGAGGAGGTCGTTAAGGAAATAACAAGAGATATTAAACAACTGGATTTTGCTAAAAGAAATCTCACTGCCTCGATAACAGCTTTAAATCATTTACATATGCTCGTAGAGGGTGTAGATACTTTAAA AATATTAACacaaaagaaacaatatggtgaaattgttttaccaTTGCAAGCAGTGATGGAGGTGATGCAACATTTTAGTAGTTACATGGATATACCTCAAGTGAAACAATTGTCTGATGaa gTACGTCAAATACATATTGAACTGGCTCAACAAATTACAGCAGATTTTAAACAAGCATTCTCTGGTCAAAATCCAAAATACTTTAATCAGTTAACAGAAGGTTGTTTAGTGTTATCCGTATTGGACCCTAAAGTTAA GAAAGATTTACTTACTTGGTTTGTGGGTATTCAATTACAAGAATATGCACATCTCTTTGATGAAAATCAAGATTTTGCATGGTTAGATAAAATAGATCGACGCTATGCATGGATAAAAAAGCATTTACTTGATTTTGAGTCAAAATTTGGTACAATCTTCCCGCATGATTGGGAGATCTCTGAACGAATTGCTGTGCAATTTTGTCATGTTACAAGAGAAGATCTTACAAAGTTAATGCATAAAAGACGTTCTGAAATAGATGtaaaactattactttatGCAATTCAAAGAACAAGTAATTTTGAatcattattaacaaaaagatTTAGTGGTATTACTTTGGAAAATGtggatataacaaataaaaggaTTACTACTGCAGACACGACTGATAATAAAGTTCCAGGAAATCCGTTTGAACAAAATGACCag GTACAAAACGAAAAGCCAAAACCATCACCATTTTCAAATCTTATAGGAAAATGTTTTGAACCATacttaaacatttatatagaAAGTTTGGATCGTAATCTGGCAGATCTAATGGATAAATTCATATCAGATTCTAAAACACAACCACCTGGTGCAAAAGATTTTGATGGTATTGAAGGTCCTAGTAGTGTGTTATCCTCTTGCGCAGATctgtttgtattttataaaaagtgcATGTTGCAATGTACACAACTTAGTACTGGCTCGATTATGTTGAGTTTAGCTGAaactttccaaaaatatttgcgAGAATATgctcttaaaatattacaaaataatttacctaA aatCGGAGGTGGTACAGGAATTGGTACCAGTATGAGTAGTATACGTGATTTTCGAGACCTCTCAACATCAggatttatacaaaattttcaaagcttTCTAAAGGAAGGTGAAAGCACGAGATTTAGCAAAGAAGAGCAATCGCGTATATGCTG TATACTAACAACGGCCGAATATTGCTTAGAAACAACACAAcaattggaagaaaaattaagagaaaaaacaGATAGATGTTATTCAGATAAGATTAATCTATCTCAGGaacaagatatttttcataa TGTTATATCGAATTGTATACAACTACTTGTTCAAGATTTAGAGTCTGCATGTGAATCTGCATTAACTGCAATGACGAAG gTTCAATGGAGTGCCATAGAGGTTGTTGGTGACCAAAGTAATTATGTTAATACTATTGTGGCACACCTTCGACAAACAATACCTACTATCAGAGATAGGTTGTCTTCatgcagaaaatattttactcaaCTCTGTGTCAAGTTTGCCAG TTCTTTTATAGTAAAATTAGTACAGCAATTGTATAAGTGCAAACCTTTAAATACTGTGGGCGCTGAACAATTACTATTAGATGTACATATGTTGAAAACTGCTCTTTTGGACCTCCCATCAACAGGATATCAAGTTCAAAGGAAAGCACCAGCGACATATACTAAA GTAGTAGTAAAAGGCATGGCAAGTGCGGAAATGATACTCAAAATTGTGATGTCACCAATAGAATCTCCAAAAGAGTTTGTAAAACAATGCAGAATACGTCTACCAGATTTGCAAGCGCcagaatttcaaaaaattttgGATATGAAG GGCTTGAAAAAAACAGAACAAGTTCTATTACTAGAACAGTTCAAGCAACCTGAGAATACAGATATTTCACATGACACTAGGAGTCACATCATTCAAGATAGTCCAGAACATGAAGCTGGGCGAAtaaaaagattggaaaaattaattaaaaaaagaatatga
- the LOC122568531 gene encoding 60S ribosomal protein L7a, whose protein sequence is MVQKKPKKKVGKKVAAAPLAVKKVEPKKQTNPLFEKRTRNFGIGQDIQPARDLSRFVKWPKYIRIQRQRAVLQKRLKVPPPINQFTQTLDKQTATQLFKMLEKYRPDSVLMKKLKLRDRAEQKVIKKEDAPVKKPNVLRSGTNTVTTLVEQKKAQLVVIAHDVDPIEVVLFLPALCRKMGVPYCIVKGKSRLGLLVRRKTCTALALVQVDSGDRANFSKLVEAIKTNFNDRYDEIRRHWGGGLLGSKSAARIAKLEKAKAKELAQKQG, encoded by the exons ATGGTTCAGAAGAAG CCCAAGAAGAAAGTAGGAAAGAAGGTGGCTGCTGCACCTTTGGCAGTCAAGAAGGTTGAACCCAAAAAACAAACCAATCCTTTGTTTGAAAAACGTACTCGTAACTTTGGTATTG GACAGGATATTCAACCTGCTCGTGATCTTAGCCGCTTTGTGAAATGGCCCAAATATATTCGTATTCAGCGACAGAGAGCTGTATTgcaaaaaagattaaaagtaCCACCACCAATCAATCAATTTACACAGACATTGGATAAACAAAcag CAACacaattattcaaaatgttggaaaaatataGACCTGATTCAGttcttatgaaaaaattgaagcTGAGAGATAGAGCTGAACAAAAAgttataaagaaagaagatgcaCCAGTAAAGAAACCTAATGTGTTACGCAGTGGAACAAATACAGTCACTACACTCGTAGAACAGAAGAAAGCTCAGCTTGTGGTGATTGCCCATGATGTGGACCCAATTGAG GTTGTTCTATTTCTACCAGCCCTCTGTCGTAAAATGGGTGTACCTTATTGTATTGTGAAAGGTAAATCACGATTGGGACTCCTTGTCAGGCGTAAAACTTGTACTGCACTAGCTTTAGTCCAG gtTGATTCCGGCGATAGAGCCAACTTCTCGAAACTGGTTGAAGCTATTAAGACAAACTTTAATGACAGATATGATGAAATCCGACGTCACTGGGGTGGTGGTCTCCTAGGCAGTAAATCTGCCGCTAGAATAGCTAAGTTAGAGAAAGCTAAAGCAAAGGAACTTGCACAAAAGCAGGGTTAA